ATGAAAATATGTATATTGAAAAAGGATTTAATTCTTTGTATAAAAATAATTTATCAAGGTATTTCTTTTCAATATTTATTTCATTTATTATATGTTCCCAGAAGTTCTTTTCACCAGCTCTCATGATTTCCGTTGTTATCTGTTGATACTTTGTAAGCAATCTGGAATGCATTTCCCTTGATTCTAATAATATTTTCTTTATATAATTCAGATTTTTTGCTTTTTCTTCTGATAAAGTATCAAGATTGTATTCATCAATTAAAAAGAATATCCTGTCAAATATTTGTTTTTCATTTTGTAATTGATTTAGAGTAAAATCATACGTTTCCTCTATTTTTTTAAATTCCACTCTCCATGGAGCTCTGCGGATTTCATATATTAATTTTTCAATATTTTCCAGCTCTGATGAAACCACTAATTTCAATTTTTCAGCTGAGTTTCTTGCATTTATAAATGTTCCTTTTCTAAATTGTTCTTGAAGAAATAATAATTCCATGGTTATCTGTAGCTCTTTATAAACTTCCAGTGTTTTAAGCATAAAATCCTTGCCTGACTTTGTTAAAGAAACCACCGTTTTTATTCCGCTAATATCCCTTTTGGGAAGTATATCAAGAAAGTTATATTTTATTTTTTTCTCTATTCCCTCTACATAATCATAATATTGAAAGGACAAACCTTTAAAACCATTTTCAAAGATTAGTCTTTCAAATATTTCCTTTAATAGATCCTCAGATATTTTATTATCTATATTTTTCATATTTTCTATTATAGATTTAACTTCAACCTCTTTTTCACCTTCAAGTGTTTTATTAAATATATATATTAGCATGAGTATTCCAATTGAAAAGGAACGTGAAGGAGAAATTTTTTTAAAGGATGTGAGATTTCTATATAATGCTGCAAATTCTCCAATTGTAAAAACTCTTTCATGAAATGTTTTAAACACTTTCACTCACCAGCTTTTTTAATAACTGATAATTAATTGCTTCCTGAGGAATATTCTTCCCTTCTCTTATTATATTTAATAACTCTTTTATAAGGTTATTTTCACTTTTTATACTGAACTTTCTTTCCTTGCTTTTTTTAGATTTTTGATTAAGCATAGCTTTATATCCCTTTTCCCAGGGGATAATATGATGTTTATTATATCTTTCTATTAATTTGTTTAGAATAAATATACCATCATAATCTATATCTCCCCAATAATAAAAAATGGTATTAACAGGCACATATTCATATATAAATTCAAAACTGCGTAAAATCTTTTTTCCTTCGCCAAATATAACTGCATCAAAAGGATTTATTCCTTCTTGGTGTAAAAGATAAAAATTATAAAATGGTGTTTGATTTTCTGATATTAAAACCTTTTTTATATTGTTATTAAATGCAAATATATAAAATGGTTCTCTTGAATCAAAGGTATATAAATCTTCTTTTATGTTTATTTTTATGTTTCTTAATACATTTAGTACTTCTCTATCCCTTTCAAATGCCTTTTCATTATCAAATATTTCATAGGCCCTTTCACGCATAGCAACATACTTTTTATCACCGTTTTTCAAGTAATTATCTATCTTCAAAATAATTTCTCTATCTTTTTGATACTCATTTATATGGTTTAAATAATAATCTATATTTATTTTAGGATGTAATAAAAAGAGTTCGTCTTTTTTATTATTTATATTTATACGATATTTGGCCGGTAATGAGGGATATCTTCCATTTTCT
This is a stretch of genomic DNA from Marinitoga piezophila KA3. It encodes these proteins:
- a CDS encoding Wadjet anti-phage system protein JetD domain-containing protein codes for the protein MWNGENMNLKKYLESYKKKYITYEELEKISNNEYEEIYKKITNLMNKGILIPVKNKKENGRYPSLPAKYRININNKKDELFLLHPKINIDYYLNHINEYQKDREIILKIDNYLKNGDKKYVAMRERAYEIFDNEKAFERDREVLNVLRNIKINIKEDLYTFDSREPFYIFAFNNNIKKVLISENQTPFYNFYLLHQEGINPFDAVIFGEGKKILRSFEFIYEYVPVNTIFYYWGDIDYDGIFILNKLIERYNKHHIIPWEKGYKAMLNQKSKKSKERKFSIKSENNLIKELLNIIREGKNIPQEAINYQLLKKLVSESV